A section of the Paralichthys olivaceus isolate ysfri-2021 chromosome 16, ASM2471397v2, whole genome shotgun sequence genome encodes:
- the proca gene encoding vitamin K-dependent protein C: MSRLVLCVSITVALWSASVLSVSVFSDPAEARMLLRSRRANSFLEELKSPSMERECVEEKCNFEEAREIFQTREATLEFWTVYTDGNQCRSNLCVHGACVDLDQAYSCRCNRGYEGRYCDQLVTATNCSVENGDCDHECTESEDGLTRSCSCVSGYKLHDNFRKCVPRGPSSCGRLLISRSSYTKPMDGLLPWIVGGEVGKKGESPWQVLLMDFRGAFVCGGVLIDQSWILTAAHCLNSNPRFRARLGDYERLRDEGTEVTLKVIKTFKHPKYNSKTVDNDIALLRLETPAPFSSYIIPVCLPGQDLAERVLHLNGTITVVTGWGKENQNTTHLSSALNVIKVPLVNHSFCSQQMANDISDNVLCAGILGQNRDACEGDSGGPMVTLYRDTWFLVGLVSWGEGCGGKDKLGIYTKVSNYNEWINKVREEWNNHPQPPSVI, translated from the exons ATGTCCCGCCTCGTCCTCTGTGTGTCCATCACTGTCGCTCTGTGGTCTGCGTCAGTGCTCAGTGTCTCAG TGTTCTCGGACCCTGCTGAGGCTCGAATGCTGCTCCGCTCCCGTCGGGCCAACTccttcctggaggagctgaaatCCCCCTCGATGGAGCGGGAGTGTGTGGAGGAGAAGTGTAACTTTGAAGAGGCCAGAGAAATCTTCCAAACCAGGGAAGCCACA CTGGAGTTCTGGACGGTGTACACAG ATGGGAACCAGTGTCGCTCCAACTTGTGTGTTCATGGAGCCTGTGTGGACCTGGACCAAGCCTACTCCTGCCGCTGTAACCGTGGATACGAGGGCAGATACTGCGACCAAC TTGTAACCGCCACTAACTGCTCTGTGGAAAACGGCGACTGTGACCATGAGTGCACGGAGAGCGAGGACGGTCTgacgaggagctgcagctgtgtgagcGGATACAAACTGCACGACAACTTCAGGAAATGTGTCCCGAGAG GTCCCTCGTCCTGTGGTCGGCTGCTGATCAGCAGGTCGTCCTACACCAAACCCATGGATGGTCTGCTTCCGTGGATTGTGGGAGGGGAGGTTGGGAAAAAGGGGGAGAGTCCCTGGCAG GTGCTGCTAATGGACTTCAGAGGAGCTTTTGTTTGCGGCGGCGTCCTCATCGATCAGAGCTGGATCCTGACGGCCGCTCACTGCCTCAATTCCAACCCAAGATTCAGAGCTCGACTCG GTGACTACGAGCGTCTCAGAGATGAAGGCACCGAGGTAACCCTGAAGGTCATCAAGACCTTCAAACATCCAAAATACAACAGCAAGACGGTGGACAACGACATCGCCCTCCTGCGTTTGGAGACGCCCGCCCCATTCTCCAGTTACATCATTCCTGTTTGCCTGCCGGGACAAGATTTGGCCGAGCGGGTGCTCCACCTCAACGGCACCATCACCGTGGTGACAGGCTGGGGCAAAGAAAACCAGAATACAACCCACTTAAGCTCTGCGCTCAACGTCATCAAGGTCCCCCTGGTGAACCACAGCTTCTGTTCTCAGCAGATGGCCAACGACATCTCCGACAACGTCCTCTGCGCCGGGATCCTCGGCCAGAACAGGGATGCCTGTGAGGGGGACAGCGGCGGACCGATGGTCACTCTGTACCGAGACACCTGGTTCCTGGTTGGCCTGGTGTCCTGGGGCGAGGGCTGCGGCGGGAAAGACAAGCTAGGCATCTACACCAAGGTGTCCAACTACAACGAGTGGATCAACAAAGTGCGTGAAGAATGGAACAACCATCCACAACCACCGTCAGTCATCTAA